The following nucleotide sequence is from Nautilia sp. PV-1.
TTCTTATTTCCCTATAAGGTACGTTTAATATTTTACTAACATAATAAAGTGACGTACCCGCCGGCACTTCAACCCTTTTCAAGTCTGAAACCACTCCGCTGTTTAGAAGATACGCATTCGTATACTGTATAAAGTCGTCACTGTTAAACAAAAACGACATTGCTATGATTTTTAAAATATACTTTCTCGTTTCCCTAGGAAGATACTGCCTTTTTAAACCTTTTTGATATCTTAAAAGATCATTCAGACTGATATGTATATAATTCAGCTTTTTATAAAGTTCATAAAGTTTTCCGAAAGCATATCTGCCTCTTCGTTGATAATCCCTGATGATCTGCCTGTATTTTCTAATAGTTTTATCATGTCTGCATTTTTTCCCGAGTTTTAAACAGAGTTTATCTACTTTTGCTCTTACAACCGCCTCGACAACCCTCGCCTCACCCGCATTGTAAGCCATTATCGCAAGATACCATTTTCCGAAAAAATGATGAAGATAACTCAGATATTCTACGGCTGCTTCAGTCGATTTGACCGGATCTTTTCTTTCGTCGACATATTCGTCTATTTTAAGATCATACCTTCTTGCAGTCTGGGGCATAAACTGCCACAAACCTATGGCTTTTTTATCCGATCTTGCAGATGTAGTTAAATAACTTTCCGCCATTGCTACCGATATAAGTTCTTTTGGGAGGTTGTTTTTAATAATAGACTGTTTAATTAAAGGCAGATAATCGTAACCGTTTTGAAGAACGTTTAAAAAATACTCTTTTTTCTTTTTTGCATACTCTTTGTAAAGCCTCTGCAGGCTTCTGTTCTCGACAAATTCATCATTTATGTTTAACGCATTAAGCACCTGTATGTTTTTATTCGTAACAACATCGGCCGTTAAATAAAGAGACAGCATTAAAAATAAAATAATCTTTTTCATATATTAAAAAGTTCCTTTGCGTTTTTTGTTGTTATTTCTTCAACCTCTTCAGGTTCAACATCCCAAAGTTCGGCAATTTTGTCTCGTACATAAACCGTATACGCAGGCTCATTTCTTTTCCCTCTGAAAGGATGCGGAGTAAGATAAGGCGCATCCGTTTCTATAACCACCCTGTCTTTAGGAATTTTAGGAAACACGTTTATGAGTTTTTTGGCGTTTTTGAATGTTATAACACCGCCTATTCCGTAATAAAACCTTTCTTTAAGCTTCAAAAGCTGCTCCGCAGCGTTGTAACAATGAAGCACTCCTTTGATTTGAGGATGTTCTTCCAATACTTTAAGACTGTCTTCAGTGGCTTCCCTTATATGAACTATTATAGGTTTATTATACTCTTTGGCAATTTCTATCTGTCTGTGAAACATCTCTATCTGTTTTTTTCTTTGTTCCTCTTCTTTTACCCAGTGATAATCAAGCCCTATTTCACCCACCGCTACACATTTGGGATGGTTTATAAAACAGGTGATAAGTTTCTCATCATATTTATCTATATCAACAGGATGAAATCCTACCGCAAAATATATTTCATCATATTTGTCTGCAAGCTCTATCGCTCTTGGCAGATCAGCCGGATCGGCGGCAGGAATTATAAACTTTTTTACGCCGTTTTCCTCCGCTCTTTTAATTACTTCATCGACATCATCGATAAATTTGGCATTATCAAGATGTGTATGCGTATCTATTATCATTTATCAATTCCTTTACTATTTGTAACACTTCATAGTTTAAAAAATATAAAAATTGTAAATATTTGTAACTTTTGAATATAATTGTAACAAAAATATAAAAGGAGACGAAATGTCAAAACCAGTATTCACTAAAGAAGAGGCATTAGAATACCACGCCAAACCTGTCCCTGGTAAAATTGCAATCGAAGTCACAAAACCTGTAAGGGATTCAAAAGACTTATCAATCGCTTATTCACCGGGAGTTGCAGTACCTTGTCTTGAAATCGACAAAGACGAAAACCTTGCATATGAATATACTAACAAAGCAAACCTTGTAGCTGTAGTTTCAGATTCAACTGCTGTACTAGGACTTGGTACTCTTAAGCCTGTAGCTGGTAAACCTGTTATGGAAGGTAAATCAGTATTATTCAAAAAATTCGCATTTATTGACGCATTCGATATTGAATTAAAAGTTCACGAAACTGAAGAGATCGTAAAAGTAGTGGAAGCCATTTCACCTACATTTGGAGGTATCAACCTAGAAGACATCAAAGCTCCAAAATGTTTCGACATTGAAAAAGAATCTCAGGCAAAATGTGATATTCCTGTATTCCATGACGATCAACACGGTACTGCAATTATTTCTGCAGCAGCGCTTCTAAACGGATGCGAACTTACAGGTAAAAAATTCGAAGATATAAGAATAGTAATTTTAGGTGCCGGTGCAGCCGGTCTGGCAGCAGCAGAAATGT
It contains:
- a CDS encoding TatD family hydrolase; this translates as MIIDTHTHLDNAKFIDDVDEVIKRAEENGVKKFIIPAADPADLPRAIELADKYDEIYFAVGFHPVDIDKYDEKLITCFINHPKCVAVGEIGLDYHWVKEEEQRKKQIEMFHRQIEIAKEYNKPIIVHIREATEDSLKVLEEHPQIKGVLHCYNAAEQLLKLKERFYYGIGGVITFKNAKKLINVFPKIPKDRVVIETDAPYLTPHPFRGKRNEPAYTVYVRDKIAELWDVEPEEVEEITTKNAKELFNI
- a CDS encoding lytic transglycosylase domain-containing protein, encoding MKKIILFLMLSLYLTADVVTNKNIQVLNALNINDEFVENRSLQRLYKEYAKKKKEYFLNVLQNGYDYLPLIKQSIIKNNLPKELISVAMAESYLTTSARSDKKAIGLWQFMPQTARRYDLKIDEYVDERKDPVKSTEAAVEYLSYLHHFFGKWYLAIMAYNAGEARVVEAVVRAKVDKLCLKLGKKCRHDKTIRKYRQIIRDYQRRGRYAFGKLYELYKKLNYIHISLNDLLRYQKGLKRQYLPRETRKYILKIIAMSFLFNSDDFIQYTNAYLLNSGVVSDLKRVEVPAGTSLYYVSKILNVPYREIRKYNEHLNYSFTPPYKYYIYIPYKKLAMFKLKFHPKHYFMVYRVKKGDTLIKIARRFDTKVRFIKDFNRLGRFLHIGQRLVIPLNSIYVKYKVKRGDSLRKIAREFGIDYKKIIRVNELKSTTIRVGQILKVPQGLR